The following coding sequences are from one Megachile rotundata isolate GNS110a chromosome 13, iyMegRotu1, whole genome shotgun sequence window:
- the LOC100882720 gene encoding uncharacterized protein LOC100882720 isoform X3, whose amino-acid sequence MSGSDNEDGQCNRSRESNTVMMGDVLTKKHTDNAPCNGCINADSDLTRQNNDRVVDYTEDVVRSPVVADSVPVASVTLDENAVDEFIKGARSPESIKQTALRMNSDVVDENSSGNTSIDNPSRGKESCSCDTYKAKRELFKAELQKAMKFKNLWREIQQHIRGCFNVALETSRIPGGLQFHHNVFSYAMDDVHEIVLQLCKRDPHQLFMRLVNLTQGFVIEVKVRLLALLHDRSVNNLAEIFLTGLLDDYDALISTASKITEFVKPLTDHLCKFNLSWECFIKKLYQIYVYDDPLVQNNLPSFIEQLKKLVPLKGLEYRGLVFRYLPFYDEMALIADLWLETESWMDMYNAEQTVRMTRLKQIREAWELFTATRKVMEQRVTNVENELQENDRQLSTVVPQTKAAVSETDSRPLSPVPDFNLELLSMLPNIEIVQILLDDWNKTQPQKLADIAGVLTSADVYTNGQDNNDYTRTWCYLAPFRSIRVHNEDACTENGVEEGRNCECHVCTGLSSFLIVNKNDAENLVLPLENSFPQFTIDFLDPANYSVTQVKKKVEDIETKEIQSEEKELSIREDVDFRAFDPQPCSCVYQHAREITERKPVLENPPCPCLLNFKRKCDTCPCLTKTNAVSEVVVPNGHPKPVSPPTVKANQEPNKPAVKTGSTQSAQTQTRHSTTQTPNSSHNHTTHQAGATHSHTHGPLPDLVKNTGPTHRPHAQNSHPSCACRKQANVEHIKRVSCNDLSSGDGDCSDSGSSQEDSCSTSSSAQRDSSRHCDCCYCEVFGHGVPSVAPVSRNYNEMRERLRQLLTKKKAKKCKATCSPSKSPSEPLSTTTNTETKIVTNTAPRSNTPVATVPPMQPDQRDQRDLEELLEFIEGNQNGKKDNNKKAEKKARQKQRKLEEKLKRDRQEAERQKLIELQKKTPEVTITVVDPQKPVPQRLLPQCNLPEVSILPTSPPITLPIVKQLSNKKKDKQEVCSNSSNISSSSCSSSSSSSSSSSNSSINSKTKTAPVNTNTKNKSIIANKVDKTMVHGQTNKTTTKNDKMEVSSKNNKTQMNNNGINVKNNANNVTEKSLTVDSNDKKLTKKERKKLKKEMKKMEEAKTKEIKKPVQTESQPQIVTIKRVMESNSAEPTVTITLKGQTPAEDKVLFTLVNGQTKEVASLKLDNEQNQNISGKKKKAKSNNNNNNNNTNNNNNIHSLQSGNKQQQINNSKQQVQNKICDTKNIKQSNKGKQLDEKKVQQQNITEIKTKSKKDKKNTENKENVLQQNAVNKNKSQQQNVPNKKQNKMNTPPQTPASQKSSQNLTITNDNNKKSKVQQQEKNNLVNKNNKNVSSNVTVKQTKNDNQKVQNKVSNQTTTVKQRSEIQSIPQERVNSPLSNQFKDIGANSKINIENLKLPPGITITKVDAPAKPLPIRSAPLPKPVNPPKQTTIIAAPMSGVQSSYASPQAGGNVIVVDTGKLKQDLLPKSAEKDVLKETQQSQSSSSKKKKKKNKNAANSGNTNQTTVQSDPFTNDHPDEPARILHNPNTNMVTIRNPAFGPMKVPPTQQAAIIKVSENGMVTIRSPALQQAINAGLTSPPKPDYIVKGDLSKTTTDNSNLKHPNGIIPSSLAELRSRLTPDCTALSGLANIQISKVTNGQPIPENGINLKGTSVTLTKVRTDTSMEDVQNAKTAVREAINASIAVSSSEKSKKKKKRGTGTRQCGDDWNLVDRVFCRERIHAQRYRPRGRGNGRCRAGAGSLQKILPAVGAAAAEGESQSQHQGHRAEEEVILVVVVVVVILGGYRRHRCGLISLLV is encoded by the exons ATGAGCGGCAGCGACAACGAGGACGGTCAATGCAACAGGAGTAGAGAAAGCAACACAGTAATGATGGGTGACGTTCTCACTAAGAAACACACAGATAATGCTCCTTGCAACGGCTGCATCAACGCAGACAGCGATTTAACGCGACAAAACAACGACCGGGTTGTTGATTACACGGAGGACGTTGTCAGGTCTCCTGTTGTCGCAGACTCGGTTCCTGTCGCG AGCGTGACACTAGACGAAAACGCGGTTGATGAGTTTATCAAAGGTGCGAGGAGTCCCGAGAGCATCAAGCAAACCGCGTTGAGAATGAATTCGGATGTTGTCGATGAGAATTCGAGCGGCAACACGAGTATTGATAATCCCTCTAGGGGAAAGGAATCGTGTTCCTGTGATACGTATAAAGCAAAGAG AGAGTTGTTTAAAGCGGAGCTACAGAAGGccatgaaatttaagaatttatggagGGAGATACAGCAACATATAAGGGGTTGTTTCAATGTTGCTTTGGAAACATCTCGTATTCCGGGAGGTTTACAATTTCATCATAATGTATTTTCTTATGCAATGGACGACGTGCATGAAATTGTTTTACA ACTGTGTAAAAGAGACCCTCATCAGTTGTTTATGAGGCTAGTGAATTTGACACAAGGATTTGTTATAGAAGTAAAAGTTCGATTATTAGCTCTCCTACATGATCGTAGTGTAAATAATTTAGCAGAAATTTTTCTTACAG GTCTTTTAGATGATTATGATGCGTTGATATCAACAGCATCAAAGATTACAGAATTTGTAAAACCTTTGACAGATCATctgtgtaaatttaatttatcttgGGAATGTTTTATTAAGAAGTTGTATCAAATCTATGTATATGATGATCCGTTGGTGCAAAATAATTTGCCATCTTTTATTGAACAGTTAAAAAAACTTGTGCCTTTAAAAGGCTTAGAGTATCGAGGTCTAGTTTTTCGATATTTACCATTCTATGATGAAATGGCACTAATAGCGGATCTGTGGTTAGAGACTGAGTCATGGATGGACATGTATAA TGCAGAACAAACAGTTCGGATGACAAGGCTTAAACAAATaagggaagcttgggaattatTTACGGCGACGAGGAAGGTCATGGAGCAACGAGTGACGAATGTTGAAAA TGAATTACAAGAAAATGACAGGCAACTTTCAACAGTTGTACCGCAAACTAAAGCTGCTGTATCGGAAACTGATAGTAGGCCTCTTAGTCCAGTTCCGGATTTTAATTTAGAGTTACTTAGTATGCTTCCAAATATCGAGATAGTTCAAATTTTATTGGATGATTGGAACAAAACTCAGCCTCAAAAATTAGCCGATATAGCAGGTGTATTGACTAGCGCGGACGTTTATACCAATGGACAAGATAACAATGATTATACTCGTACATGGTGTTATTTAGCTCCGTTTAGGTCAATCAG GGTGCATAACGAAGACGCGTGTACGGAGAATGGTGTAGAGGAGGGAAGAAACTGCGAATGTCACGTGTGTACAGGACTTTCGTCATTTctaatt GTTAATAAAAATGACGCGGAAAACTTAGTATTACCGTTAGAAAATTCTTTTCCACAGTTCACAATTGATTTTTTAG ACCCAGCGAATTATTCTGTCACACAAGTGAAGAAAAAAGTGGAAGATATAGAAACGAAAGAAATACAAAGCGAAGAGAAAGAATTAAGTATAAGAGAAGATGTCGATTTTAGAGCATTCGACCCTCAACCTTGTTCGTGCGTGTATCAGCACGCGAGGGAAATAACAGAGAGGAAGCCGGTGCTAGAAAATCCTCCTTGTccgtgtttattaaattttaaaaggaaATGTGACACCTGTCCTTGTTTAACGAAAACTAATg CTGTGTCTGAAGTTGTCGTACCAAACGGTCATCCAAAGCCAGTATCGCCTCCTACTGTGAAGGCTAATCAAGAACCAAATAAACCTGCCGTGAAAACAGGTTCTACACAGTCTGCTCAAACACAAACGAGGCATTCTACAACGCAGACGCCGAATtccagtcataatcacacaacgcATCAAG CAGGTGCCACTCATTCACATACGCATGGACCCTTGCCAGACCTAGTAAAAAATACAGGACCCACACACAGACCTCATGCACAGAATAGTCATCCGTCGTGCGCTTGTCGCAAACAAGCTAATGTCGAACACATAAAGAGAGTGTCCTGTAACGATT tAAGTTCTGGAGATGGAGATTGTTCGGATTCAGGAAGTAGTCAAGAAGACTCTTGTTCTACTAGTAGTTCTGCACAAAGAGATTCGAGTAGGCATTGCGATTGTTGTTACTGTGAAGTTTTTGGACATGGGGTT CCCTCTGTAGCACCAGTTAGCCGAAATTATAACGAAATGAGGGAACGATTACGGCAATTACTGACCAAGAAGAAAGCTAAGAAATGCAAGGCTACGTGTAGCCCGTCGAAGAGCCCTTCGGAACCGTTATCAACCACCACGAATACGGAAACGAAGATAGTAACGAACACGGCACCTAGATCGAATACTCCAGTGGCGACTGTTCCTCCGATGCAGCCGGATCAACGAGATCAGAGGGATTTGGAGGAGCTGCTCGAGTTCATTGAGGGAAACCAGAATGGAAAGAAAGATAACAATAAAAAAGCTGAGAAAAAGGCCAGACAAAAACAGAGGAAG CTCGAGGAGAAGCTGAAGAGGGACAGACAAGAAGCAGAGAGACAAAAGTTGATAGAGTTACAGAAAAAAACACCGGAAGTAACGATTACTGTTGTAGATCCGCAAAAACCCGTTCCTCAAAGATTATTACCTCAGTGTAATCTACCCGAAGTATCTATTTTACCTACATCACCGCCAATAACGTTGCCGATCGTAAAGCAATTAAGTAATAAAAAGAAAGACAAACAAGAAGTTTGTAGCAATAGTAGTAATATCAGTAGCAGTAGCTGTAGCAGCAGCagcagtagtagtagtagtagtagtaacagtagtatAAATAGCAAAACGAAGACTGCACCTGTGAATACAAATACAAAGAACAAAAGTATTATTGCTAATAAAGTTGACAAGACTATGGTTCACGGTCAAACGAATAAGACGACGacgaaaaatgataaaatggaaGTTAGtagtaaaaataacaaaacacaGATGAATAACAATGGCataaacgttaaaaataatgcaaataatgtcacggagaagtCTTTAACTGTTGACTCGAACGATAAGAAATTaacgaagaaagagagaaaaaagttGAAGAAAGAGATGAAGAAGATGGAGGAGGCAAAAACAAAGGAAATAAAGAAACCGGTTCAGACGGAGAGTCAACCACAGATCGTGACAATTAAAAGGGTTATGGAATCAAATAGTGCTGAACCTACAGTAACAATTACCTTAAAGGGTCAAACACCAGCGGAAGATAAAGTTTTGTTCACGTTGGTAAACGGTCAGACTAAGGAGGTTGCTTCCCTGAAACTGGATAACGAGCAGAACCAGAACATCAGCGGCAAGAAGAAAAAAGCTAAAtcaaataataacaacaataataataataccaacaacaataacaatattcATTCACTGCAATCTGGAAACAAGCaacaacaaattaataattctaaACAACAGGTACAAAACAAGATCTGTGATACCAAAAACATAAAACAGTCGAACAAAGGGAAACAGTTGGACGAGAAGAAAGTTCAGCAGCAGAATATAACCGAAATTAAAACGAAGTCCAAGAAAGATAAGAAAAATACTGAGAATAAGGAGAATGTGCTTCAACAGAACGCAGTAAACAAGAACAAAAGTCAACAGCAGAATGTTCCGAATAAGAAACAGAATAAGATGAACACTCCACCTCAAACACCGGCGTCTCAGAAGTCTTCGCAAAACTTGACTATCacaaatgataacaataaaaagTCAAAGGTTCAGCAGCAGGAGAAAAACAATCTGgtgaataagaataataagaatgtaAGCTCCAATGTCACGGTTAAACAAACGAAGAATGATAATCAAAAAGTTCAGAATAAGGTTTCAAATCAGACGACGACGGTAAAACAGCGATCGGAGATTCAATCCATACCCCAAGAACGTGTTAATTCACCGTTGAGTAATCAGTTCAAAGATATCGGCGCCAATTCTAAGATCAATATAGAGAATTTAAAACTACCACCTGGCATTACCATAACGAAGGTCGATGCTCCTGCGAAGCCTTTGCCAATCAGATCGGCACCTTTGCCCAAACCAGTGAATCCTCCTAAACAAACTACGATAATCGCTGCACCGATGAGCGGTGTTCAGTCCAGTTACGCGAGTCCTCAAGCGGGTGGAAATGTGATCGTAGTGGACACGGGAAAATTGAAGCAGGATCTTCTGCCCAAGTCCGCAGAAAAAG ACGTGCTTAAAGAAACACAACAAAGCCAAAGCAGTAGTagtaagaaaaagaagaagaagaacaagaACGCGGCCAACTCTGGTAACACGAATCAAACCACAGTACAAAGTGACCCCTTTACGAATGACCACCCGGACGAACCAGCCAGAATACTTCATAACCCAAACACGAACATGGTAACCATAAGGAACCCTGCGTTCGGTCCAATGAAGGTACCACCCACGCAACAGGCAGCCATCATAAAGGTGTCAGAGAATGGTATGGTCACCATACGAAGTCCAGCATTGCAACAGGCGATCAATGCTGGCCTCACGTCGCCGCCAAAGCCGGACTATATCGTGAAGGGTGATCTATCTAAAACGACGACGGATAACTCGAACTTGAAGCACCCTAACGGTATCATTCCCTCGAGTTTGGCGGAACTGCGAAGCAGGCTGACGCCAGATTGCACGGCGCTGAGTGGTCTCGCTAACATTCAGATCAGTAAAGTAACGAATGGTCAACCGATTCCGGAGAACGGGATCAACCTAAAGGGGACCAGCGTGACCCTGACCAAAGTGAGGACGGACACCAGCATGGAAGATGTTCAGAACGCTAAGACTGCTGTCAGGGAAGCGATAAACGCGTCCATTGCGGTGTCGAGTAGCGAAAAGagcaagaaaaagaagaaacgtgGAACTGGCACGAGACAGTGCGGGGATGACTGGAACCTCGTTG ACCGTGTCTTTTGCAGAGAGCGTATTCACGCCCAAAGATATAGACCTCGAGGACGGGGAAATGGACGATGCCGAGCGGGAGCTGGAAGCCTTCAAAAGATTCTGCCTGCAGTCGGTGCCGCCGCCGCGGAAGGAGAAAGTCAATCTCAACATCAAGGACATCGTGCTGAAGAAGAAGTCatcctcgtcgtcgtcgtcgtcgtcgtcatccTCGGCGGCTACCGCCGTCATCGCTGCGGATTGATTTCTCTTCTCGTCTAA
- the LOC100882720 gene encoding uncharacterized protein LOC100882720 isoform X6: MSGSDNEDGQCNRSRESNTVMMGDVLTKKHTDNAPCNGCINADSDLTRQNNDRVVDYTEDVVRSPVVADSVPVASVTLDENAVDEFIKGARSPESIKQTALRMNSDVVDENSSGNTSIDNPSRGKESCSCDTYKAKRELFKAELQKAMKFKNLWREIQQHIRGCFNVALETSRIPGGLQFHHNVFSYAMDDVHEIVLQLCKRDPHQLFMRLVNLTQGFVIEVKVRLLALLHDRSVNNLAEIFLTGLLDDYDALISTASKITEFVKPLTDHLCKFNLSWECFIKKLYQIYVYDDPLVQNNLPSFIEQLKKLVPLKGLEYRGLVFRYLPFYDEMALIADLWLETESWMDMYNAEQTVRMTRLKQIREAWELFTATRKVMEQRVTNVENELQENDRQLSTVVPQTKAAVSETDSRPLSPVPDFNLELLSMLPNIEIVQILLDDWNKTQPQKLADIAGVLTSADVYTNGQDNNDYTRTWCYLAPFRSIRVHNEDACTENGVEEGRNCECHVCTGLSSFLIVNKNDAENLVLPLENSFPQFTIDFLEDPANYSVTQVKKKVEDIETKEIQSEEKELSIREDVDFRAFDPQPCSCVYQHAREITERKPVLENPPCPCLLNFKRKCDTCPCLTKTNAVSEVVVPNGHPKPVSPPTVKANQEPNKPAVKTGSTQSAQTQTRHSTTQTPNSSHNHTTHQAGATHSHTHGPLPDLVKNTGPTHRPHAQNSHPSCACRKQANVEHIKRVSCNDLSSGDGDCSDSGSSQEDSCSTSSSAQRDSSRHCDCCYCEVFGHGVPSVAPVSRNYNEMRERLRQLLTKKKAKKCKATCSPSKSPSEPLSTTTNTETKIVTNTAPRSNTPVATVPPMQPDQRDQRDLEELLEFIEGNQNGKKDNNKKAEKKARQKQRKLEEKLKRDRQEAERQKLIELQKKTPEVTITVVDPQKPVPQRLLPQCNLPEVSILPTSPPITLPIVKQLSNKKKDKQEVCSNSSNISSSSCSSSSSSSSSSSNSSINSKTKTAPVNTNTKNKSIIANKVDKTMVHGQTNKTTTKNDKMEVSSKNNKTQMNNNGINVKNNANNVTEKSLTVDSNDKKLTKKERKKLKKEMKKMEEAKTKEIKKPVQTESQPQIVTIKRVMESNSAEPTVTITLKGQTPAEDKVLFTLVNGQTKEVASLKLDNEQNQNISGKKKKAKSNNNNNNNNTNNNNNIHSLQSGNKQQQINNSKQQVQNKICDTKNIKQSNKGKQLDEKKVQQQNITEIKTKSKKDKKNTENKENVLQQNAVNKNKSQQQNVPNKKQNKMNTPPQTPASQKSSQNLTITNDNNKKSKVQQQEKNNLVNKNNKNVSSNVTVKQTKNDNQKVQNKVSNQTTTVKQRSEIQSIPQERVNSPLSNQFKDIGANSKINIENLKLPPGITITKVDAPAKPLPIRSAPLPKPVNPPKQTTIIAAPMSGVQSSYASPQAGGNVIVVDTGKLKQDLLPKSAEKDVLKETQQSQSSSSKKKKKKNKNAANSGNTNQTTVQSDPFTNDHPDEPARILHNPNTNMVTIRNPAFGPMKVPPTQQAAIIKVSENGMVTIRSPALQQAINAGLTSPPKPDYIVKGDLSKTTTDNSNLKHPNGIIPSSLAELRSRLTPDCTALSGLANIQISKVTNGQPIPENGINLKGTSVTLTKVRTDTSMEDVQNAKTAVREAINASIAVSSSEKSKKKKKRGTGTRQCGDDWNLVVVSV, from the exons ATGAGCGGCAGCGACAACGAGGACGGTCAATGCAACAGGAGTAGAGAAAGCAACACAGTAATGATGGGTGACGTTCTCACTAAGAAACACACAGATAATGCTCCTTGCAACGGCTGCATCAACGCAGACAGCGATTTAACGCGACAAAACAACGACCGGGTTGTTGATTACACGGAGGACGTTGTCAGGTCTCCTGTTGTCGCAGACTCGGTTCCTGTCGCG AGCGTGACACTAGACGAAAACGCGGTTGATGAGTTTATCAAAGGTGCGAGGAGTCCCGAGAGCATCAAGCAAACCGCGTTGAGAATGAATTCGGATGTTGTCGATGAGAATTCGAGCGGCAACACGAGTATTGATAATCCCTCTAGGGGAAAGGAATCGTGTTCCTGTGATACGTATAAAGCAAAGAG AGAGTTGTTTAAAGCGGAGCTACAGAAGGccatgaaatttaagaatttatggagGGAGATACAGCAACATATAAGGGGTTGTTTCAATGTTGCTTTGGAAACATCTCGTATTCCGGGAGGTTTACAATTTCATCATAATGTATTTTCTTATGCAATGGACGACGTGCATGAAATTGTTTTACA ACTGTGTAAAAGAGACCCTCATCAGTTGTTTATGAGGCTAGTGAATTTGACACAAGGATTTGTTATAGAAGTAAAAGTTCGATTATTAGCTCTCCTACATGATCGTAGTGTAAATAATTTAGCAGAAATTTTTCTTACAG GTCTTTTAGATGATTATGATGCGTTGATATCAACAGCATCAAAGATTACAGAATTTGTAAAACCTTTGACAGATCATctgtgtaaatttaatttatcttgGGAATGTTTTATTAAGAAGTTGTATCAAATCTATGTATATGATGATCCGTTGGTGCAAAATAATTTGCCATCTTTTATTGAACAGTTAAAAAAACTTGTGCCTTTAAAAGGCTTAGAGTATCGAGGTCTAGTTTTTCGATATTTACCATTCTATGATGAAATGGCACTAATAGCGGATCTGTGGTTAGAGACTGAGTCATGGATGGACATGTATAA TGCAGAACAAACAGTTCGGATGACAAGGCTTAAACAAATaagggaagcttgggaattatTTACGGCGACGAGGAAGGTCATGGAGCAACGAGTGACGAATGTTGAAAA TGAATTACAAGAAAATGACAGGCAACTTTCAACAGTTGTACCGCAAACTAAAGCTGCTGTATCGGAAACTGATAGTAGGCCTCTTAGTCCAGTTCCGGATTTTAATTTAGAGTTACTTAGTATGCTTCCAAATATCGAGATAGTTCAAATTTTATTGGATGATTGGAACAAAACTCAGCCTCAAAAATTAGCCGATATAGCAGGTGTATTGACTAGCGCGGACGTTTATACCAATGGACAAGATAACAATGATTATACTCGTACATGGTGTTATTTAGCTCCGTTTAGGTCAATCAG GGTGCATAACGAAGACGCGTGTACGGAGAATGGTGTAGAGGAGGGAAGAAACTGCGAATGTCACGTGTGTACAGGACTTTCGTCATTTctaatt GTTAATAAAAATGACGCGGAAAACTTAGTATTACCGTTAGAAAATTCTTTTCCACAGTTCACAATTGATTTTTTAG aAGACCCAGCGAATTATTCTGTCACACAAGTGAAGAAAAAAGTGGAAGATATAGAAACGAAAGAAATACAAAGCGAAGAGAAAGAATTAAGTATAAGAGAAGATGTCGATTTTAGAGCATTCGACCCTCAACCTTGTTCGTGCGTGTATCAGCACGCGAGGGAAATAACAGAGAGGAAGCCGGTGCTAGAAAATCCTCCTTGTccgtgtttattaaattttaaaaggaaATGTGACACCTGTCCTTGTTTAACGAAAACTAATg CTGTGTCTGAAGTTGTCGTACCAAACGGTCATCCAAAGCCAGTATCGCCTCCTACTGTGAAGGCTAATCAAGAACCAAATAAACCTGCCGTGAAAACAGGTTCTACACAGTCTGCTCAAACACAAACGAGGCATTCTACAACGCAGACGCCGAATtccagtcataatcacacaacgcATCAAG CAGGTGCCACTCATTCACATACGCATGGACCCTTGCCAGACCTAGTAAAAAATACAGGACCCACACACAGACCTCATGCACAGAATAGTCATCCGTCGTGCGCTTGTCGCAAACAAGCTAATGTCGAACACATAAAGAGAGTGTCCTGTAACGATT tAAGTTCTGGAGATGGAGATTGTTCGGATTCAGGAAGTAGTCAAGAAGACTCTTGTTCTACTAGTAGTTCTGCACAAAGAGATTCGAGTAGGCATTGCGATTGTTGTTACTGTGAAGTTTTTGGACATGGGGTT CCCTCTGTAGCACCAGTTAGCCGAAATTATAACGAAATGAGGGAACGATTACGGCAATTACTGACCAAGAAGAAAGCTAAGAAATGCAAGGCTACGTGTAGCCCGTCGAAGAGCCCTTCGGAACCGTTATCAACCACCACGAATACGGAAACGAAGATAGTAACGAACACGGCACCTAGATCGAATACTCCAGTGGCGACTGTTCCTCCGATGCAGCCGGATCAACGAGATCAGAGGGATTTGGAGGAGCTGCTCGAGTTCATTGAGGGAAACCAGAATGGAAAGAAAGATAACAATAAAAAAGCTGAGAAAAAGGCCAGACAAAAACAGAGGAAG CTCGAGGAGAAGCTGAAGAGGGACAGACAAGAAGCAGAGAGACAAAAGTTGATAGAGTTACAGAAAAAAACACCGGAAGTAACGATTACTGTTGTAGATCCGCAAAAACCCGTTCCTCAAAGATTATTACCTCAGTGTAATCTACCCGAAGTATCTATTTTACCTACATCACCGCCAATAACGTTGCCGATCGTAAAGCAATTAAGTAATAAAAAGAAAGACAAACAAGAAGTTTGTAGCAATAGTAGTAATATCAGTAGCAGTAGCTGTAGCAGCAGCagcagtagtagtagtagtagtagtaacagtagtatAAATAGCAAAACGAAGACTGCACCTGTGAATACAAATACAAAGAACAAAAGTATTATTGCTAATAAAGTTGACAAGACTATGGTTCACGGTCAAACGAATAAGACGACGacgaaaaatgataaaatggaaGTTAGtagtaaaaataacaaaacacaGATGAATAACAATGGCataaacgttaaaaataatgcaaataatgtcacggagaagtCTTTAACTGTTGACTCGAACGATAAGAAATTaacgaagaaagagagaaaaaagttGAAGAAAGAGATGAAGAAGATGGAGGAGGCAAAAACAAAGGAAATAAAGAAACCGGTTCAGACGGAGAGTCAACCACAGATCGTGACAATTAAAAGGGTTATGGAATCAAATAGTGCTGAACCTACAGTAACAATTACCTTAAAGGGTCAAACACCAGCGGAAGATAAAGTTTTGTTCACGTTGGTAAACGGTCAGACTAAGGAGGTTGCTTCCCTGAAACTGGATAACGAGCAGAACCAGAACATCAGCGGCAAGAAGAAAAAAGCTAAAtcaaataataacaacaataataataataccaacaacaataacaatattcATTCACTGCAATCTGGAAACAAGCaacaacaaattaataattctaaACAACAGGTACAAAACAAGATCTGTGATACCAAAAACATAAAACAGTCGAACAAAGGGAAACAGTTGGACGAGAAGAAAGTTCAGCAGCAGAATATAACCGAAATTAAAACGAAGTCCAAGAAAGATAAGAAAAATACTGAGAATAAGGAGAATGTGCTTCAACAGAACGCAGTAAACAAGAACAAAAGTCAACAGCAGAATGTTCCGAATAAGAAACAGAATAAGATGAACACTCCACCTCAAACACCGGCGTCTCAGAAGTCTTCGCAAAACTTGACTATCacaaatgataacaataaaaagTCAAAGGTTCAGCAGCAGGAGAAAAACAATCTGgtgaataagaataataagaatgtaAGCTCCAATGTCACGGTTAAACAAACGAAGAATGATAATCAAAAAGTTCAGAATAAGGTTTCAAATCAGACGACGACGGTAAAACAGCGATCGGAGATTCAATCCATACCCCAAGAACGTGTTAATTCACCGTTGAGTAATCAGTTCAAAGATATCGGCGCCAATTCTAAGATCAATATAGAGAATTTAAAACTACCACCTGGCATTACCATAACGAAGGTCGATGCTCCTGCGAAGCCTTTGCCAATCAGATCGGCACCTTTGCCCAAACCAGTGAATCCTCCTAAACAAACTACGATAATCGCTGCACCGATGAGCGGTGTTCAGTCCAGTTACGCGAGTCCTCAAGCGGGTGGAAATGTGATCGTAGTGGACACGGGAAAATTGAAGCAGGATCTTCTGCCCAAGTCCGCAGAAAAAG ACGTGCTTAAAGAAACACAACAAAGCCAAAGCAGTAGTagtaagaaaaagaagaagaagaacaagaACGCGGCCAACTCTGGTAACACGAATCAAACCACAGTACAAAGTGACCCCTTTACGAATGACCACCCGGACGAACCAGCCAGAATACTTCATAACCCAAACACGAACATGGTAACCATAAGGAACCCTGCGTTCGGTCCAATGAAGGTACCACCCACGCAACAGGCAGCCATCATAAAGGTGTCAGAGAATGGTATGGTCACCATACGAAGTCCAGCATTGCAACAGGCGATCAATGCTGGCCTCACGTCGCCGCCAAAGCCGGACTATATCGTGAAGGGTGATCTATCTAAAACGACGACGGATAACTCGAACTTGAAGCACCCTAACGGTATCATTCCCTCGAGTTTGGCGGAACTGCGAAGCAGGCTGACGCCAGATTGCACGGCGCTGAGTGGTCTCGCTAACATTCAGATCAGTAAAGTAACGAATGGTCAACCGATTCCGGAGAACGGGATCAACCTAAAGGGGACCAGCGTGACCCTGACCAAAGTGAGGACGGACACCAGCATGGAAGATGTTCAGAACGCTAAGACTGCTGTCAGGGAAGCGATAAACGCGTCCATTGCGGTGTCGAGTAGCGAAAAGagcaagaaaaagaagaaacgtgGAACTGGCACGAGACAGTGCGGGGATGACTGGAACCTCGTTG TTGTTTCTGTTTGA